In one Macaca fascicularis isolate 582-1 chromosome 6, T2T-MFA8v1.1 genomic region, the following are encoded:
- the LOC135971102 gene encoding uncharacterized protein, which translates to MMEGGGGRSGSSWLIPGLLALGLWCMCLSSVETFDCRNPMLPSHINEIFSARQHGFTLTFKSSQFLHSYWLLCFEAVPFLGVSLINLWAWVPIVPHATELVLEFEDHQRGLQRFLLGSFPIIFSSYQSEGGSLLEIYCLLTYWMEVVPTLLAETKIPATDVADASLNKCSSIERKRDVVLLFVTSSHTQPSLFHLPYVQKPFIPNVEQLILGTPCQNHWEIGDGQNTFPVEKLCHLQDRKVNLHRAAWGECIVAPKTLSFPYCQGTCLALNSELRHSSFECYKRGVPTCPRLFQTCHPTRVRLFSLMVQDDEHKMSVHYVNTSLVEKCGCS; encoded by the exons ATGATGGAGGGTGGCGGTGGGAGAAGTGGCAGCTCCTGGCTCATTCCTGGGCTCTTGGCTCTGGGTCTTTGGTGCATGTGTTTGAGCTCGGTAGAGACATTTGACTGTCGCAACCCAATGCTGCCTTCCCACATAAATGAGATCTTTTCTGCCAGGCAACATGGTTTTACCCTCACATTCAAAA GCTCACAGTTCCTACACAGCTACTGGCTCCTCTGTTTTGAGGCAGTTCCCTTCTTGGGGGTTTCCTTGATAAACCTGTGGGCTTGGGTGCCCATTGTCCCCCATGCCACTGAGCTTGTTCTAGAGTTTGAGGACCATCAAAGGGGCCTCCAAAGATTCCTGTTGGGATCTTTCCCCATTATCTTTTCATCCTACCAGTCAGAGGGAGGGTCATTATTGGAGATCTACTGTTTACTCACATATTGGATGGAGGTGGTGCCCACCCTCTTGGCAGAGACAAAGATTCCAGCCACTGATGTTGCTGACGCCAGCCTGAACAAGTGTTCCAGCATCGAAAGGAAACGAGATGTAGTGTTGCTGTTCGTGACCTCGTCCCACACACAGCCATCTCTGTTTCACCTGCCTTACGTCCAGAAACCCTTTATCCCTAATGTGGAGCAGCTGATCCTGGGCACCCCATGCCAGAATCACTGGGAGATAGGCGATGGCCAGAATACATTTCCTGTAGAGAAGCTCTGCCATCTGCAGGATCGCAAGGTGAACCTTCACAGAGCTGCCTGGGGCGAGTGTATTGTTGCACCCAAGACTCTTAGCTTCCCTTACTGCCAGGGGACCTGCCTGGCCCTCAACAGTGAGCTCCGTCATTCCAGCTTTGAGTGCTATAAG AGGGGAGTACCTACCTGTCCCCGGCTCTTCCAGACCTGCCATCCCACCAGGGTCAGACTCTTCTCCCTGATGGTCCAGGATGACGAACACAAGATGAGTGTGCACTATGTGAACACTTCCTTGGTGGAGAAGTGTGGCTGCTCTTGA